A genome region from Nocardia sp. NBC_00565 includes the following:
- a CDS encoding alpha/beta hydrolase — protein MGPNTSDEGFHPDLRRHARFLPQQLVSARTVPILRALQGLPGLRRPRGVEVVSLGSGVRVRVHRPSVAATRTPALLWIHGGGYVMGCAQQDDRLCRRFAHKLGIVVAAVDYRLAPEHPYPEPLEDCYSALRWLADQPGVDSTRVAIGGGSAGGGLAAALALLVRDRGPITPILQLLTYPMLDDRTVAAAEVADYYRLWNVRSNLWGWASYLGNADPEVAVPARCADLTGTAPAWIGVGSYDLFHGEDLAYAERLRSAGVGCTVQVVDGAFHAFDLIAPSAPVSRSFFASQCDSLRTAFAIPDI, from the coding sequence ATGGGTCCGAATACGTCCGACGAAGGATTCCATCCCGATTTGCGCAGGCACGCACGTTTCCTGCCGCAGCAGCTTGTGTCGGCCAGGACCGTGCCGATACTCCGGGCCCTGCAGGGGTTGCCGGGTCTTCGGCGTCCCCGCGGAGTAGAGGTGGTGTCGCTCGGGTCCGGGGTACGTGTGCGGGTGCATCGACCTTCGGTTGCGGCGACTCGCACACCCGCACTGCTGTGGATTCACGGTGGGGGATATGTGATGGGTTGCGCGCAACAGGACGACCGGTTGTGCAGGCGGTTCGCGCACAAGCTCGGGATCGTCGTGGCGGCGGTCGACTATCGGCTCGCGCCCGAGCATCCTTACCCCGAGCCGTTGGAGGATTGTTACAGCGCGCTGAGGTGGCTGGCCGATCAGCCCGGGGTCGATTCCACGCGGGTGGCGATTGGTGGCGGTAGCGCAGGTGGCGGGTTGGCGGCGGCATTGGCGCTGTTGGTCCGTGACCGGGGGCCGATCACCCCGATACTGCAACTGCTGACGTATCCGATGCTTGACGACCGCACAGTGGCCGCCGCCGAAGTTGCCGACTACTACCGGCTGTGGAATGTGCGCAGCAATCTGTGGGGCTGGGCGTCCTACCTCGGTAACGCAGACCCCGAGGTCGCGGTTCCCGCGCGATGTGCCGATCTGACCGGTACCGCTCCCGCCTGGATCGGCGTCGGCAGTTACGACCTGTTTCATGGCGAGGACCTAGCCTATGCCGAACGACTACGCAGTGCCGGCGTCGGATGCACGGTTCAGGTTGTCGACGGCGCCTTCCACGCCTTCGACCTGATCGCGCCTTCGGCACCGGTCTCCCGGTCCTTCTTCGCAAGCCAATGTGACAGTCTGCGAACAGCATTCGCCATACCCGATATCTAA
- a CDS encoding TetR/AcrR family transcriptional regulator: MEERVVLAALQEYGRTGWSGFTMDAVARRAGVGKSTLYLRWPSKEVLIRYAIVQHSEPLTLTDNGSLREDIMALATSLMRYFLDPAGWASLRITMDEAAEHTDLDRVHAHLIAMHREAASTLFQRAIERGELTSDAPIRTITEALYGAVLMHILTLTTDERAAAVEHIDEDVAPIVELLLATIAAAASSTTDAV; encoded by the coding sequence ATGGAAGAACGAGTTGTCCTGGCCGCATTGCAGGAGTACGGCCGTACCGGATGGAGCGGTTTCACCATGGACGCGGTCGCGCGCCGGGCCGGTGTCGGCAAATCGACTCTGTACCTTCGCTGGCCATCGAAGGAAGTTTTGATCCGCTACGCGATCGTGCAGCACTCTGAGCCGCTCACCCTCACCGATAACGGCTCGTTGCGCGAAGACATCATGGCGCTGGCCACCAGCCTGATGCGGTACTTCTTGGATCCCGCCGGGTGGGCATCGTTACGCATCACCATGGACGAGGCCGCCGAACACACCGATCTGGACAGGGTGCACGCGCATCTGATCGCAATGCACCGCGAGGCCGCCTCTACCCTGTTCCAGCGCGCGATCGAGCGCGGCGAACTCACCTCGGACGCGCCGATCCGGACGATCACGGAGGCTCTCTACGGCGCGGTGCTGATGCACATCCTCACACTCACCACGGACGAGCGCGCGGCGGCGGTCGAGCACATCGATGAGGATGTGGCACCGATCGTGGAACTTCTACTGGCAACCATCGCGGCTGCCGCATCCAGCACCACCGACGCGGTCTGA
- a CDS encoding phosphotransferase family protein: MNAAALERFLRERGVDVRGELRVELISGGRSNLTFVAYDDVSKWVVRRPPVAGLTPSAHDMAREFTVTDALQESAVPVAKTVAFDADGSALGAPMTVVEFVDGTVIRDQDDLAAFTDEQVRASTRELVRVLAQLHAVDPRAVGLGEFGRPEGFLVRQVNLWASQWDRVKTRELPDVAALHAALSEAVPQQSAASIVHGDFRIDNTILDATDPSRVRAVVDWELSTLGDPLTDVALMCVYRAPIFDLVLGTHAAWTSSRMPTPDALAQTYATVSGRDLGNWGFYLALANFKLGVIGEGITHRALQGSDAGSAAERAAEATPEFIAAGLRALKQDRT, from the coding sequence ATGAATGCCGCTGCGCTGGAACGGTTCCTGCGGGAGCGGGGCGTCGATGTTCGCGGCGAATTGCGGGTGGAGTTGATCAGTGGCGGCCGATCGAATCTGACCTTCGTCGCCTATGACGATGTTTCGAAGTGGGTGGTGCGGCGCCCGCCCGTCGCCGGGCTCACGCCCTCGGCGCACGATATGGCGCGCGAGTTCACAGTCACCGACGCGCTGCAGGAATCCGCTGTGCCGGTTGCGAAGACGGTCGCGTTCGATGCCGACGGGTCCGCACTCGGCGCTCCGATGACCGTTGTCGAATTCGTCGACGGGACCGTGATTCGCGATCAGGACGACCTTGCCGCGTTCACCGACGAACAAGTTCGCGCAAGCACCCGGGAACTGGTCCGCGTCCTCGCACAGTTGCATGCGGTGGACCCGCGAGCGGTCGGTTTGGGGGAGTTCGGGCGTCCGGAAGGATTCCTCGTGCGGCAGGTGAATCTGTGGGCGTCGCAATGGGATCGGGTGAAAACCCGCGAGCTTCCCGATGTGGCGGCCCTGCACGCGGCGCTGTCGGAGGCGGTGCCGCAACAGTCGGCGGCCTCGATTGTGCACGGTGACTTCCGCATCGACAACACCATCCTGGATGCGACCGACCCGAGCCGGGTACGAGCCGTTGTCGACTGGGAACTGTCGACCCTCGGTGATCCGCTGACCGATGTCGCGTTGATGTGCGTGTACCGGGCGCCGATATTCGATCTGGTGCTGGGCACGCATGCCGCATGGACCAGCTCCCGGATGCCCACGCCCGACGCACTCGCGCAGACATACGCCACCGTGTCGGGGCGCGACCTCGGGAACTGGGGCTTCTATCTGGCACTGGCCAATTTCAAACTCGGCGTCATCGGCGAAGGCATCACCCACCGAGCACTGCAGGGCTCCGATGCCGGATCGGCGGCCGAGCGCGCGGCCGAGGCGACACCGGAATTCATCGCGGCGGGACTACGCGCGCTGAAACAAGACCGGACCTGA
- a CDS encoding cytochrome P450 has translation MTHQIPGTMLLDPQVIDDPYPFYRRLHAEAPVWQVPGAGVFTVSTFELVAEAVGRVDAFSSNMKNLLYRDDAGLPARFHFGDAGGQALATADPPLHAIHRGAVFPELVAKRMNELEPDIVELADELVTAALKVGTVEFMTVIGNIVPMTMISRLIGFRDSNLDELWNSAVNGTRMLGSTLSFDELIEIATSGDSVRAWIADQLCAARKDPGEDLLGAVARSVNDDVVSEHEGMTILTTLLSAGGETTTSLLGNAVRILADNPELQEHLRQNPGQIPTFAEEALRLESPFRYLMRSVPEDTTLGSVEIPADSTVLLLWGAANRDAAEFERPDEIDLGRRVPRRHVAFGRGIHTCVGAPLARLEARIVLTILLQRTTNITLEPQHRPSWVTSLLVRRHLELPVRLHVR, from the coding sequence ATGACTCACCAGATTCCCGGCACAATGCTGCTCGATCCGCAGGTCATCGATGACCCGTATCCCTTTTACCGTCGGTTGCACGCCGAGGCGCCCGTGTGGCAAGTCCCCGGTGCCGGGGTCTTCACCGTCAGCACCTTCGAGCTGGTTGCCGAAGCGGTCGGTCGTGTCGACGCCTTCTCGTCGAACATGAAGAACCTTCTGTACCGCGATGACGCGGGCCTGCCCGCCCGATTCCACTTCGGTGACGCCGGCGGGCAGGCGCTGGCCACTGCCGATCCACCGTTGCACGCCATCCACCGCGGTGCGGTTTTTCCCGAGCTGGTGGCCAAGCGGATGAACGAACTCGAACCCGACATCGTCGAGCTTGCCGACGAACTCGTCACCGCGGCGCTGAAGGTCGGGACCGTCGAATTCATGACCGTCATCGGCAACATCGTGCCGATGACCATGATCAGCCGCCTCATCGGCTTCCGCGACAGCAACCTCGACGAACTGTGGAACTCAGCGGTCAACGGAACGAGAATGCTGGGATCGACGCTGAGCTTCGACGAGCTCATCGAAATCGCTACCAGCGGCGACTCGGTACGAGCATGGATCGCCGATCAGTTGTGTGCGGCACGGAAAGACCCAGGCGAGGACCTGCTGGGAGCTGTCGCCCGCAGCGTGAACGACGATGTGGTGAGCGAACACGAGGGCATGACCATCCTTACGACCTTGTTGAGCGCCGGCGGGGAGACCACGACGAGCCTGCTGGGCAACGCGGTGCGCATCCTGGCCGATAATCCCGAGCTACAAGAGCACCTCCGGCAAAACCCCGGCCAGATCCCGACTTTCGCAGAAGAGGCGCTCCGTCTGGAGTCTCCGTTTCGCTATCTCATGCGCTCGGTGCCCGAGGACACCACACTCGGGTCCGTCGAAATCCCGGCCGATTCCACAGTTCTGTTGCTGTGGGGCGCCGCCAACCGCGACGCAGCCGAATTCGAGCGCCCCGATGAGATCGATCTCGGCCGCCGCGTCCCGCGACGCCACGTGGCATTCGGCCGCGGCATTCACACCTGTGTCGGTGCGCCGCTGGCCCGGCTCGAGGCCCGCATAGTTCTCACGATCCTGCTGCAACGCACCACAAACATCACTCTGGAACCACAACACCGGCCGAGCTGGGTGACCAGCCTTCTCGTGCGACGCCACCTGGAACTCCCTGTACGTCTGCACGTCCGTTGA
- a CDS encoding TetR family transcriptional regulator, whose product MENTDRGQQAAGARVREARTTLGFSLRETAQRIGVSPATLSAIENGKTGVSVSRLRVLASELGTTMAWLIGEQPTSTVRSPRPRVRRNVGTDPGDDAPHAWREFPPLDIDPVLAAAIDSFVETGYHGATMRSIAHRAGMSVPGVYHHYRDKQDLLVRALDMTMSDLNWRVRAARGETTTGRDRVTRVVEALALFHTHRRELAFIGASEMRSLTPANRARITASRNEIQHFLDEDIDATIAEEGLPTDHAHVAGRAIATMCTALPQWFRLDGPATPEQIATEYAAFALGLLGIRPR is encoded by the coding sequence ATGGAGAACACTGATCGCGGTCAGCAAGCTGCGGGCGCGCGGGTGCGGGAGGCCAGGACGACGCTCGGATTCTCTCTGCGCGAAACGGCGCAGCGAATCGGTGTCAGTCCTGCCACGCTCAGCGCGATCGAGAACGGGAAGACCGGCGTCTCCGTCTCACGACTGCGTGTCCTGGCCTCCGAACTCGGCACAACGATGGCTTGGCTGATCGGTGAACAGCCCACGAGCACAGTGCGCAGTCCCCGGCCGCGCGTCCGGCGCAATGTCGGCACCGATCCCGGCGACGATGCTCCGCACGCCTGGCGCGAGTTCCCGCCACTGGACATCGATCCCGTGCTCGCCGCCGCCATCGACTCCTTTGTCGAGACCGGATATCACGGCGCCACCATGCGTTCCATCGCCCACCGTGCCGGGATGAGCGTGCCCGGCGTCTATCACCACTACCGCGACAAACAGGACCTGCTCGTCCGCGCACTGGATATGACCATGTCCGACCTGAACTGGCGGGTACGTGCCGCGCGAGGCGAAACCACAACCGGCCGCGATCGCGTGACCCGCGTCGTCGAAGCCCTCGCCCTGTTCCATACCCATCGCCGCGAACTCGCCTTCATCGGCGCCAGCGAGATGCGCAGCCTCACCCCCGCCAACCGCGCCCGAATCACCGCATCCCGCAACGAGATTCAACACTTCCTCGACGAAGACATCGACGCCACGATCGCCGAGGAAGGTCTGCCGACAGACCACGCTCACGTCGCCGGACGTGCGATCGCGACCATGTGCACCGCACTGCCCCAATGGTTCCGGCTCGACGGACCCGCCACCCCCGAACAGATCGCCACCGAATACGCCGCCTTCGCGCTCGGTCTACTCGGTATTCGCCCGCGGTAG
- a CDS encoding MlaE family ABC transporter permease: MALDTFVAIAKRPFAAGEFVRQCWFIARVSIMPALMLSIPFTVLTVFIINILLVELGAADMSGAGAGLGAVSQIGPMVTVLVVAGAGATAVCADLGARTIREEIDAMKTMGIDPIQRLVLPRVLAAMLVALLLNSMVAVVGLMGAFTFSVFVQHVTPGAFVSGLTLVTGIDEVVISIVKATLFGLCAGLIACYKGLTVKGGAKGVGDAVNETVVFTFMALFVVNVIVTAVGVKATM; the protein is encoded by the coding sequence ATGGCGCTGGATACATTCGTGGCCATCGCCAAAAGGCCTTTCGCGGCAGGTGAGTTCGTTCGTCAGTGCTGGTTCATCGCGCGCGTATCGATCATGCCGGCGTTAATGCTGTCGATCCCGTTCACGGTGCTGACGGTATTCATCATCAATATCCTGCTCGTCGAACTCGGCGCTGCCGATATGTCCGGTGCCGGAGCGGGATTGGGCGCGGTCTCTCAGATCGGGCCGATGGTGACCGTGCTCGTCGTCGCCGGAGCGGGAGCCACGGCGGTGTGTGCCGATCTGGGTGCGCGGACCATCCGCGAAGAGATCGATGCGATGAAGACGATGGGCATCGATCCGATCCAGCGACTGGTACTGCCCCGCGTCCTCGCGGCCATGTTGGTCGCGCTGTTGCTCAACAGCATGGTCGCAGTGGTCGGACTCATGGGGGCGTTCACCTTCTCGGTATTCGTCCAGCACGTGACGCCGGGAGCGTTCGTCTCCGGATTGACCCTGGTGACCGGAATCGACGAAGTCGTCATCTCGATCGTCAAGGCCACACTGTTCGGGCTCTGCGCGGGCCTGATCGCTTGCTACAAGGGCTTGACCGTCAAGGGGGGAGCCAAGGGCGTCGGCGACGCCGTCAACGAGACCGTGGTCTTCACTTTCATGGCGTTGTTCGTCGTGAACGTGATCGTTACCGCGGTCGGTGTGAAAGCCACGATGTGA
- a CDS encoding FadR/GntR family transcriptional regulator, translating to MTAANRMAAGSERNRVRPKKVPEMIADRVRQMIARGEVGDGEWLPTEPELMETFGVSRPTLREAFRLLEADSLITIRRGPPGGARVTIPGPEAAASQFGLLLTLSHTSIQDIYEARMVIEPAAARTLAERGSAAARKTLAAEVERLAELVDTPEQFVSASVQFHLRLVELAGNRTLATVVGMLTEILTRHMAKTVRESSQQLAELTAHDERAVRAYQKLVTLIQAKDGEGAEKFWIRHMRAAREYVLNVDDTTQVVDLLY from the coding sequence GTGACGGCGGCGAACAGAATGGCCGCCGGCTCGGAGCGAAATCGGGTGCGCCCCAAGAAGGTACCCGAGATGATCGCCGACCGCGTACGGCAGATGATCGCGCGAGGCGAAGTCGGTGATGGCGAATGGCTGCCAACCGAACCCGAGCTCATGGAGACTTTCGGCGTCTCGCGACCGACCTTGCGCGAGGCGTTCCGCCTATTGGAGGCCGACTCGTTGATCACCATCCGGCGCGGCCCGCCGGGTGGCGCACGGGTGACGATTCCCGGTCCCGAAGCCGCCGCCTCACAGTTCGGGTTGCTGTTGACGTTGTCGCACACCAGCATTCAGGACATCTACGAAGCCCGGATGGTCATCGAGCCCGCGGCGGCACGCACCCTCGCCGAACGCGGCAGCGCCGCCGCCCGCAAGACACTCGCGGCCGAGGTGGAACGCCTGGCGGAGCTGGTCGACACACCCGAGCAGTTCGTCTCCGCGTCGGTGCAATTCCATTTGCGCCTGGTCGAACTCGCCGGCAACAGGACCTTGGCAACGGTAGTCGGGATGCTTACCGAGATCCTCACCCGTCATATGGCCAAGACGGTGCGGGAGAGTTCGCAGCAGCTTGCCGAACTGACCGCACACGATGAGCGCGCCGTGCGCGCCTACCAGAAATTGGTCACCCTCATCCAGGCCAAGGATGGCGAGGGCGCTGAGAAGTTCTGGATCAGGCATATGCGGGCGGCGCGGGAGTACGTGCTGAACGTCGACGACACAACACAGGTCGTCGATCTGCTGTACTGA
- a CDS encoding TIGR02391 family protein, protein MNCLARHWYEGLRGGGNGVVGARTPSRRPIRSRLIACGPYHAALALGKSGVPKLAINALSTQTDRDEQTGLANLIKGLAGMFRNPVAHDPRLSRTVTDDELLKVMTTLSMVHRRLDAARVLP, encoded by the coding sequence GTGAACTGCTTGGCCCGCCACTGGTACGAGGGCCTTCGCGGCGGCGGCAACGGCGTGGTGGGTGCGCGAACACCGAGCAGGCGCCCGATCCGGTCACGGCTGATCGCATGTGGTCCCTACCACGCGGCACTGGCGTTGGGAAAGTCCGGGGTCCCGAAGTTGGCGATCAATGCCCTGTCCACGCAGACCGATCGGGACGAGCAGACCGGGTTGGCGAACCTGATCAAGGGGTTGGCGGGGATGTTCCGCAACCCGGTTGCCCATGATCCACGGTTGAGTCGGACGGTCACCGACGATGAACTGCTCAAGGTGATGACGACCCTGTCGATGGTGCATCGGCGGCTGGATGCGGCACGCGTGCTGCCCTGA
- a CDS encoding isocitrate lyase/phosphoenolpyruvate mutase family protein, whose product MPRTVAVDKIKAAVDAKTSDDFMVIGRTDAGGSLGQEEALARAVAFQDAGADAVLVAAILDGDGWSFLRTEVHVPVFALDEPGQPAQALGDKGADAVIYYAATHFAAEHAIRNVLSGLAQTGSTTNWADTLPSMAEFDAFLDIEKARDDARRWGLL is encoded by the coding sequence GTGCCGCGGACTGTGGCTGTCGACAAGATCAAGGCTGCGGTGGACGCGAAGACCTCCGACGACTTCATGGTGATCGGCAGAACCGACGCGGGGGGCTCACTCGGTCAGGAAGAGGCGCTGGCTCGCGCCGTCGCATTCCAGGACGCCGGCGCGGACGCGGTGCTCGTGGCCGCGATCCTGGACGGCGACGGATGGAGCTTCCTGCGCACAGAAGTCCATGTCCCCGTTTTCGCGCTCGACGAGCCCGGACAGCCCGCCCAGGCCCTCGGCGACAAGGGCGCAGACGCGGTTATCTACTACGCGGCCACCCACTTCGCCGCCGAACACGCCATCCGCAACGTGCTGAGCGGGCTCGCTCAGACCGGTTCGACCACGAACTGGGCAGACACGTTGCCATCAATGGCCGAGTTCGATGCCTTCCTGGACATCGAGAAAGCCCGCGATGACGCACGACGGTGGGGTCTTCTCTGA
- a CDS encoding acyl-CoA dehydrogenase family protein translates to MAIELSYPSEVQTLAERTRTFIRERVLPLEDAHDGDITAAGGDALRVELQQAARDAGLFAPHAPVEFGGHGLGMSDRAPVFEEAGYSLFGPTALNIAAPDEGNVHMLAHIANPEQKQQYLAPLAHGEVRSAFAMSEPAPGAGSDPSALSTRAVRADGGWRINGCKWFITGADGAGFFIIMARTSGEPGQRGGATMFLAPSDSPGIRVGRHLDTLDRSMIGGHCEVFFEDLLIPDSAVLGAVDRGFEYAQVRLGPARMTHVMRWLGAARRGHDVAVAHVAQREGYGGTLGDLGMIQKMVADNEIDIAATRALLTRACWELDRGEPAANATSIAKTFAAEAIFRIIDRSMQMCGGLGVSGDLPLARLSREVRPFRIYDGPSEVHRWAIAKRAVGAAKRSLRDSR, encoded by the coding sequence GTGGCGATCGAGTTGTCCTATCCGTCCGAGGTGCAAACTCTGGCCGAGCGCACCCGAACCTTCATCCGCGAGCGGGTCTTGCCACTCGAGGACGCCCACGACGGTGACATCACCGCGGCGGGCGGCGATGCGCTGCGGGTCGAACTGCAACAGGCGGCACGCGATGCCGGGTTGTTCGCACCACATGCGCCGGTCGAGTTCGGCGGGCACGGTCTGGGGATGTCGGATCGGGCCCCTGTCTTCGAGGAGGCGGGATACTCCCTGTTCGGCCCGACGGCCCTGAATATCGCCGCACCGGATGAGGGCAACGTGCACATGCTCGCCCACATCGCGAACCCGGAGCAGAAACAGCAGTACCTCGCGCCGCTCGCGCATGGTGAGGTGCGTTCGGCGTTCGCGATGTCCGAACCGGCGCCCGGGGCGGGGTCGGATCCGTCCGCGCTGTCCACCCGTGCGGTGCGCGCCGACGGGGGTTGGCGGATCAACGGCTGCAAGTGGTTCATCACCGGCGCCGACGGTGCGGGCTTTTTCATCATCATGGCCCGCACCTCCGGTGAACCCGGCCAACGTGGCGGTGCGACGATGTTCCTGGCTCCGTCCGACAGTCCGGGGATTCGGGTGGGACGGCATCTGGACACCCTGGATCGTTCGATGATCGGCGGTCATTGCGAGGTGTTCTTCGAGGATCTGCTGATTCCGGATTCGGCGGTGCTGGGTGCGGTCGACCGTGGTTTCGAATATGCGCAGGTGCGTCTCGGGCCGGCCCGCATGACGCATGTGATGCGGTGGCTCGGCGCCGCGCGGCGCGGGCACGATGTGGCCGTGGCGCATGTGGCGCAGCGGGAGGGTTACGGCGGGACGCTCGGAGACCTCGGCATGATCCAGAAGATGGTGGCCGACAACGAGATCGACATCGCCGCCACCCGAGCACTGTTGACTCGTGCCTGCTGGGAACTCGATCGCGGCGAACCCGCCGCGAACGCCACCTCGATCGCGAAAACCTTTGCCGCCGAGGCGATCTTCCGGATCATCGACCGCAGTATGCAGATGTGTGGGGGCCTCGGAGTCTCCGGTGACCTGCCGTTGGCGCGGCTGTCACGCGAAGTGCGTCCGTTCCGCATCTATGACGGGCCCTCCGAGGTGCACCGGTGGGCAATCGCCAAACGCGCGGTCGGTGCCGCCAAGCGTTCCCTCCGGGACAGCCGATGA
- a CDS encoding SDR family oxidoreductase yields the protein MNYQEVSRSVVVVIGTGGMGLAVARRLAGGRRLLLADYSEASLEAAVGACRGEGHAAEGCAVDISDRDSVVKLAAAADILGRIDAVVHTAGVSPTMATARQIYEIDLLGTAHVIDAFLAVASPGTSLVAVASMAGHLASLSSDLERHLAVAATDQLLNHKEIDLDSSNAADAYIVAKRGNQLRVQAAAHDWGAKGARVNTISPGVTSTPMGLAELTGPTGAYIQSMIDLSGARRIGTSDDIAAAAAFLTGPESSFITGNDILVDGGAIASQRWNTGQ from the coding sequence ATGAACTACCAGGAAGTATCACGCAGCGTTGTGGTCGTCATCGGTACCGGTGGCATGGGGCTCGCGGTCGCGCGTCGACTAGCCGGGGGGCGACGACTATTGCTGGCCGACTATTCCGAGGCAAGCCTGGAAGCCGCTGTGGGCGCGTGTCGCGGCGAAGGCCATGCCGCCGAGGGCTGCGCCGTGGACATCTCGGATCGGGATTCAGTCGTGAAGCTCGCGGCCGCGGCCGACATCCTCGGTCGTATCGACGCTGTCGTTCACACGGCAGGTGTTTCCCCCACCATGGCCACGGCCCGGCAGATCTACGAGATAGACCTTCTCGGCACCGCTCACGTGATCGACGCCTTCCTTGCCGTCGCGTCCCCAGGCACCTCGCTCGTGGCAGTAGCCAGCATGGCCGGACATCTTGCGTCCCTCTCTTCCGACCTCGAGAGACATCTTGCTGTCGCGGCCACCGATCAGCTGTTGAACCACAAGGAGATCGACCTCGATTCGTCGAACGCTGCCGATGCCTATATCGTCGCCAAACGCGGCAACCAATTGCGTGTGCAAGCCGCGGCGCACGACTGGGGGGCCAAAGGCGCGCGGGTGAACACCATCAGCCCCGGCGTGACCTCCACACCGATGGGGCTCGCCGAACTCACCGGTCCGACCGGCGCTTACATCCAGTCCATGATCGATCTGTCCGGTGCACGCCGGATAGGCACGTCCGATGACATCGCCGCCGCCGCTGCGTTTCTCACTGGTCCGGAGTCATCTTTCATCACCGGCAACGACATACTCGTCGACGGTGGAGCCATCGCGTCACAACGCTGGAACACCGGTCAATGA
- a CDS encoding ferredoxin — protein sequence MRINVDPQRCQGHALCAATAPELFDLDEHGYARVADEFVSGEHAAAAQAAAATCPEQAVEIIR from the coding sequence GTGCGGATCAACGTCGATCCCCAGCGCTGTCAGGGCCACGCATTGTGTGCCGCCACGGCGCCCGAGCTGTTCGATCTGGATGAACACGGATACGCGCGGGTCGCGGACGAGTTCGTGTCGGGCGAGCACGCGGCAGCCGCACAGGCGGCAGCCGCGACTTGCCCGGAGCAAGCCGTCGAGATCATCCGCTGA
- a CDS encoding cytochrome P450, producing MTNVSFDHHSPEYARNWRRINADLRDRCPVAHTDAHDGYWVVSRYADVAEVVRDDATFSSYFELPDGSHHATTIPVSPMRQVPIEMDPPEFFDYRKLLTSRFSPAEAKKWEPFVREATAYCIDSIIESGRGDLILDVASPVPAIFTMALLGLPLDGWQVFSEVTHSLIHSAPETPEYVTAMGNLLTILGQVNEVIARRRVEPTDDLISHLVQAQINGRTLADDRLMEIITLVIFGGVDTTGSLIGNALEWLYRNPEQRELLRTDSDLLPKAIEEFLRYFSPVAGLARTATRSCAISDQKVDAGERVFLSWSSANFDPEAFDDPDEVILDRFPNKHQAFGLGIHRCLGSHFARSEARIVIEEVLRRMPDYVVGDAQPYPSIGVVNGFISLPVTFRPGSPAGSTLRLSLVDEPG from the coding sequence ATGACCAATGTGTCCTTTGATCATCACTCGCCCGAATACGCTAGGAATTGGCGCCGCATAAACGCCGATCTGCGCGACCGATGCCCGGTCGCCCATACCGATGCGCACGACGGCTACTGGGTCGTCAGCCGGTACGCCGACGTCGCGGAGGTCGTTCGTGACGACGCGACATTTTCGTCCTATTTCGAGCTACCCGATGGCTCCCATCACGCGACCACCATCCCGGTGAGTCCGATGCGGCAAGTTCCGATCGAAATGGACCCGCCGGAATTCTTCGATTACCGCAAGCTCCTCACCAGCCGCTTCTCACCCGCCGAGGCCAAAAAGTGGGAGCCGTTCGTGCGGGAGGCCACCGCATACTGCATCGACTCGATCATCGAATCGGGTCGGGGTGACTTGATTCTCGACGTCGCCTCGCCGGTACCGGCCATCTTCACCATGGCGCTGCTCGGTCTGCCGCTCGATGGCTGGCAGGTCTTCTCGGAGGTGACACACTCGCTCATCCATTCGGCGCCTGAGACGCCCGAGTACGTCACCGCCATGGGAAATCTCCTGACGATCCTCGGGCAGGTCAACGAAGTCATCGCCCGCCGCCGCGTGGAACCGACCGACGATCTGATCTCCCATCTGGTGCAGGCACAGATCAACGGCCGAACGCTTGCGGACGACCGGCTGATGGAGATCATCACCCTGGTGATCTTCGGCGGTGTCGACACGACGGGAAGTCTGATCGGCAACGCGCTGGAATGGCTGTACCGGAACCCGGAACAGCGTGAACTGCTGCGTACGGACTCCGATCTGCTCCCAAAAGCGATCGAGGAGTTCCTGCGGTACTTCTCGCCGGTCGCAGGTCTGGCGCGCACGGCGACTCGATCGTGCGCCATCAGCGATCAAAAGGTCGACGCGGGGGAGCGGGTGTTCCTGTCCTGGTCCTCGGCGAACTTCGATCCCGAGGCATTCGACGACCCGGACGAAGTGATCCTCGACCGTTTCCCCAATAAACATCAGGCGTTCGGTTTGGGAATCCATCGCTGTCTCGGATCCCACTTCGCGCGGTCGGAAGCCCGGATCGTGATCGAAGAGGTGCTGCGACGGATGCCGGATTACGTCGTGGGCGACGCGCAGCCCTATCCCTCGATCGGCGTGGTCAATGGCTTCATCAGCCTGCCGGTCACGTTCAGGCCCGGTTCTCCCGCCGGTTCCACCCTCCGCCTGTCGCTAGTCGACGAGCCCGGATAG